Genomic window (Aquimarina sp. BL5):
GCCAGAATATAGAATCACTGAGGTTAGGCCGAATTCACCTGCGTCAATAGCTGGTTTATTAAAGGGAGATAAAGTTCTAGGTGTGAATGGTAGAAGGTCTTATCTGTATAAACTTTCGGATTTGAATGATTTGTTTTATTCAGAAGAGGGAAAGAGAATTACAATTGAAGTAGAACGTCTTGGAGTCGAAATGAAATTTACGTTTTTTCTTAAAAAAGTCATTTAAAAAAGGCTCTACGTTAATTCGTAGAGCCTTTGTAAGTATATGTCAATGTACTTCTAGTTCTTTTTTTCTAAAACACTTTTCGTGTCGTCAAGTACAGTTCCTTTTATCTTAATAGCTTTGGTAGATTCCTCAGCGTTAGAATACACAGTAATAGTTTTACGAATTGGTCCAACTCTTTTTGTGTCGTATTTTACTTCTATAACCCCTGTTGCTCCAGGTTCAATTGGATCTTCAGGTTTTTTAGGGATGGTACATCCACAACTAGAATATACTCTGGAAATGATCAATGGAGCATTTCCTGTATTTGTGAACTCAAACTGGCGAATACCATCACTACCCTTGGTAATTTCCCCATAATCGATCACTTCTGATTTAAATTCGATTTTTGCTTTAGCTTCCTGAGCGTTTAGGGCAATCCCCAGAAAACCAATAAATAAAATCATCATTACATTTCTCATAACGTAGGTTTTTATAATGTGTAAAAGTAGTTACTTTTTATCCAACTTCAAAATTGCGAAAGACTTTCACGTTGTCGTATATAATAATTACTTTTGCACTCTAAATTCCAAAAATCGAACCAAACTATGGCTTTAGAAGGAAAGTATGATGCAAAATCAATAGAAGATAAGTGGTATAACTACTGGATGGAGAACAATTATTTCCATTCCGAGGTTGATGAAAGAGAGGCATATACTATTGTCATTCCTCCGCCAAATGTAACAGGTGTATTGCATATGGGGCATATGCTTAATAATACAATACAGGATGTATTGATTAGAAGAGCTCGTCTTAAGGGGTATAATGCTTGCTGGGTGCCAGGTACTGATCATGCCTCTATTGCAACAGAGGCTAAAGTGGTAGCAAAGTTAAAAGAAGAAGGAATCGATAAAAATGACCTTACTAGAGAGGGATTTTTAGAGCATGCCTGGGAATGGACTCATAAGCATGGAGGAATTATCCTAGAACAGCTTAAAAAACTAGGTGCTTCTTGTGATTGGGAGCGTACTGCGTTTACAATGGATGACAATTTGTCTGAGTCTGTGATTAAAGTTTTTGTTGATTTATACAACAAAGGCCTTATTTATAGAGGTTATAGAATGGTAAATTGGGATCCTGAAGCAAAGACTACTTTGTCTGATGAAGAAGTTATTTATGAAGAAAAACAAGGAAATCTTTATTATTTAAAGTATAAGATAGAAGGAAGTGAAGATACATTAACAATTGCTACAACACGTCCGGAAACAATCATGGGAGATACTGCAATCTGTATTAATCCAAACGATGAAAGATTTACACATCTTAAAGGGAAAAGAGCAATTGTACCTATCGCTAATAGAGCAATTCCAATAATTGAAGATGAATATGTGGATATGGAGTTTGGTACTGGATGTCTTAAGGTAACACCTGCTCACGATCAAAATGATAAAATTTTAGGAGATAAACACAAATTAGAGGTGATAGATATCTTTAATGATGATGCTACGCTAAATTCTTTTGGATTGCATTATGAAGGGAAGGATCGATTTGTGGTAAGAAAAGAGATTCTAAAAGAATTAGAAAGTCTAAGTGTTCTGGAAAAAACGGAAACGCATCTTAATAAAGTTGGAACAAGTGAGCGTACTAAAGCTGTAATAGAACCTAAATTGAGTGATCAGTGGTTTTTAAAAATGGAAGACTTGGCGAAACCTGCTTTGGATGCGGTTATAGAAAAAGATGTGCATCTAGTTCCAGAGAAATTTATCAATACATATCGTCATTGGATGGAGAATGTGCGAGATTGGAATATCTCTCGTCAATTATGGTGGGGGCATCAAATTCCGGCATATTTCTATGGTGATGGTAAAGAGGATTTTGTAGTTGCGGAGAGTAAAGAAGAAGCATTAGTTTTAGCAAAAGAAAAAACCGGAAATACTTCTTTGACTGATACTGATTTAACCCAGGATCCTGATGCCTTAGATACCTGGTTTTCATCTTGGCTATGGCCAATGAGCGTATTCAATGGTGTATTAGAACCGGACAACAAAGAAATCAACTATTACTATCCAACCAATGATCTAGTAACGGCGCCAGAAATTTTATTCTTTTGGGTGGCAAGAATGATTATTGCTGGATATGAATATAGAAAAGAGAAACCTTTTACCAATGTGTATCTTACAGGTATTGTAAGAGATAAGCAAAGACGAAAAATGTCTAAGTCTTTAGGAAATTCTCCTGATCCATTAGATTTAATTGATAAATATGGAGCAGATGCCATTAGGGTAGGGATGTTATTAAGTTCACCGGCTGGAAATGATTTGATGTTTGACGAGGATTTATGTGATCAAGGAAGAAAGTCTTTTGTAAATAAAATACACAGCTCTTATAATTTGATTAGTGGATGGGAAGTAGATGCTTCCATCGAGCAGCCAGAAGCTTCTAAAGTAGCAATCGCCTGGTATCAATCTAAGTTTCAGAAGACTTTGATAGAATTAGAAGATGCTTATGCTAAATATCGAATTAGTGATGCGCTAATGATTACGTATAAATTGGTTAGAGATGATTTTAGTGGTTGGTTACTAGAAATGATCAAACCTGCTTATCAAAGCCCAATTGACGGAAAAACTTATAATGAAGTAATAGAGATATTAGAAGATACCTTGAAAATTGTACATCCTTTTGTCCCTTTTATATCAGAAGAGATTTGGCAAGATATTACTAAGAGAACACCCGAAGAGGCGTTAATCATATCAAGTTGGCCGAAGATGACTTCTGTTGATGAAAGTTTAATAAAAGAATTCGAGATTGCTGGGGATGTGATTTCCGGAATTAGAACGATTCGTAAAGAAAAGAATATATCGTTTAAGGAAACAATTGAATTATCAGTATTGAATAACGAAAATGCTCCTGTCACTTTTGATTCTGTAGTGGCCAAACTGGGTAATATTTCATCTTTAAATTATGTAAAAGATAAGGTTGATGGAGCGCTTTCTTTTAGAGTAAAATCTAATGAATATTTCATACCTATATCTGGGGCTATTAATGTAGAGGATGAAATTAAAAAGCTGACAGAGGAGCTAACATACACTGAAGGGTTTTTGAAATCCGTTCAGAAAAAACTCCAA
Coding sequences:
- a CDS encoding DUF1573 domain-containing protein, whose product is MRNVMMILFIGFLGIALNAQEAKAKIEFKSEVIDYGEITKGSDGIRQFEFTNTGNAPLIISRVYSSCGCTIPKKPEDPIEPGATGVIEVKYDTKRVGPIRKTITVYSNAEESTKAIKIKGTVLDDTKSVLEKKN
- a CDS encoding valine--tRNA ligase; protein product: MALEGKYDAKSIEDKWYNYWMENNYFHSEVDEREAYTIVIPPPNVTGVLHMGHMLNNTIQDVLIRRARLKGYNACWVPGTDHASIATEAKVVAKLKEEGIDKNDLTREGFLEHAWEWTHKHGGIILEQLKKLGASCDWERTAFTMDDNLSESVIKVFVDLYNKGLIYRGYRMVNWDPEAKTTLSDEEVIYEEKQGNLYYLKYKIEGSEDTLTIATTRPETIMGDTAICINPNDERFTHLKGKRAIVPIANRAIPIIEDEYVDMEFGTGCLKVTPAHDQNDKILGDKHKLEVIDIFNDDATLNSFGLHYEGKDRFVVRKEILKELESLSVLEKTETHLNKVGTSERTKAVIEPKLSDQWFLKMEDLAKPALDAVIEKDVHLVPEKFINTYRHWMENVRDWNISRQLWWGHQIPAYFYGDGKEDFVVAESKEEALVLAKEKTGNTSLTDTDLTQDPDALDTWFSSWLWPMSVFNGVLEPDNKEINYYYPTNDLVTAPEILFFWVARMIIAGYEYRKEKPFTNVYLTGIVRDKQRRKMSKSLGNSPDPLDLIDKYGADAIRVGMLLSSPAGNDLMFDEDLCDQGRKSFVNKIHSSYNLISGWEVDASIEQPEASKVAIAWYQSKFQKTLIELEDAYAKYRISDALMITYKLVRDDFSGWLLEMIKPAYQSPIDGKTYNEVIEILEDTLKIVHPFVPFISEEIWQDITKRTPEEALIISSWPKMTSVDESLIKEFEIAGDVISGIRTIRKEKNISFKETIELSVLNNENAPVTFDSVVAKLGNISSLNYVKDKVDGALSFRVKSNEYFIPISGAINVEDEIKKLTEELTYTEGFLKSVQKKLQNERFVNNAPEQVIANERKKEADAEAKIATLKSSLSSLG